In Sander vitreus isolate 19-12246 chromosome 4, sanVit1, whole genome shotgun sequence, the genomic stretch CTCACGGTAGGGATTGTGGTTAAGCACAGGAAGCTACTTTtcacaatattgtttttttgtttgatttataTGTTGAGTGCTTTGTAGATGTAGTTGTTATGGTGACTCACTCTAATCTGTGGATGTATTACTTTTCATATTAAAATAGTTCATTTCTGTCAAATTCCAcccaaaaaaagttaaaaaagtaaCTGTGACAACTAAAAATGACCACATAGGAAGTTTTGTAAAAGTCcatttatttatgaaaaaaaaaaaagctacaataCATGTGTTACACACATTATGCTATTGGTAAAGCAAACCATATGTTTATAGTTTAGAGGAAGCAAAATCATAATAGAAGCAAATACAGAAATTATAATAAATGCAAAACTTTCATTTCTGACACAGAAAAAGCCAATCCTGTACCACGCCAGGCTCACTGGCTGGATTTAATGAGTGCTCAGCACTCTGttttcaaatacaaaaaaatacacttttattcaATACAATGTGTATGAACAGACTTGCATAAAGGAAGGGCTTGGGGGGAAAAGGCACTCTTGGGAAACAATTCACTGAATTTAAAGAATCATACACTTTGGGATAGTTTCTTGGGTATAAATTatgcaaataaatgaaaagcaggCAAAGGTAGAAAAGTATGATGTGACATAATGTTAGGTCTTGCAGCTTTTTAAACTTTGACACAACTGCTTCTCTGTAACTATACGCTCACATACACAGTCAGAGCATTATGAGAAAGACATTGACATGTTCATATCACCTTGTCCAAGTATGGACCATTAAAAGATGGTTGATTTGGAGCATTTTGATGATAGTATTCCTGATGAGGGAGAAACTAATTCTAATATTTATACAATGCATAATGTGTCCAGCACAGAAAGAAACAACATATCCAATTGTCAATGCTTTAACATTGTCCTCACATTGTTCAACAGTGCATCAGTCAGCTCAGAGCTCGGTCcgatgttttgaaaatgtttgtgcTGCCACAgaattaaactaaaaaaaacagttattcAGACAGAAATATCATATTGGACTAATAGGGTGAAATAAGAGTTGAGGAGATTTCTTACTCCTGTAAAACTATTTAAATCATTTATCTCAGAGGCAGTTAATCCTTCACTTTAGTTCATCTGGGGACACAAAATAGCTCAAGCCCCCCCACACAATCACAcgatcacacacacgcacatgcaaacacacacacacacacacacacacacacacacacacacacacacacacacacacacagagtagttAGTATACGGATTAGGATGTAAATAGTAGATGTGCTCTCTTTATAGGTGACAGTCTCAATGGCACAATTCAATTTTACCAGGAAATAAAACTGGACAAATAAAATGGCCAAATTTGGTTGTGCAGGTGATGTTTCTTGAAACTTGGTATGTTCCTTTTGAAGTAAGCTTACTACTGTAATTCAGTTGAAGACATGGAGAATGTAATGAAATTACAATTAAAGTATATGGTGTTACTCTAAATTGATCACCACTGTTTGTACTCTAGTTTTTTAACTTCTTGGAGAGGGCCTTTTTTAGTGGCTGGTTCCTCTGGTCCTGGGTAGTGTCCTGATCCGGGTGAGTTTGGGCCGTCTTTGACTCATAGAGCTGTTTGAGGCTAAGGATCTGCTGCTCCTTTGTTGTTTCTCGTTGGGCCTGGCGTAGCAGACGTTTCATGGTCTTCACCTTTTCCCTCAGGTGGTCGTTGGCTTTCTCCAGGGAGCGCACCTTCTGGGAGAGAGTCCAgaccctctcctcttcctcaaacAGAGCCTTCTGCACCGCAGAGCACAACAACTGTGAAGatcaaatacatttgaaatatcAGGAAAAGCGTAAGGAGCATGTGATTAAGTGTACTGCAGGGAAACGTGACTAACTGTGAGCCATTTGAATACTGAACTGTCACATATTGATTAAATACTTTACGTTACTTGCATGAAGAAGGCCAACATCAGCATATATTTTGCAAGATTCCCAACAGATTTTCATCTCCCTCTGCCTTTTGAATGAAATCATATACAGACTTTCATCCCATAACTGCTCATACTAAATACTAGTGTCATATttagtatgttttgttttaacatttatgACGTAGCAAGTGTTTTTGATACTGGATTTCCTTTGCACATGAGAGAACACTTCTGGCATGCTCTTTGGGCTGACAACCATAGCCAACAGCTAGTAAGTCTTTCAGCATATTTCACTGTTTATGTATGAGTGAgacaaaaaagtgtgttttttttggctgcttgtagcttaaaagtaaagaaagggGAAGGCGAAAAAAGTCAAGGAATTCATTAAGTCTTATTTTAGGTTATACCCGATTTATTCAATTCACTTTAAGAGTTGCCATGTACTGTATGATCTTTATTTACCAGCCAATTAAAATAAGCCAAAGACAACAAACATTGTTGCTCTAGGTCTAGGGACCAAGATGTCTCTGAGGGAGGAAAATTGGTTACACAACATGCTCCGCCTGTTTCAGCAATACACCAACTAGAGATGAAACCCAACATGCCTGTGAACCTGCAACAGACGACCTTTTCCTAGGTGAAAGAATTAGCTCCAGCTGCCTCTCACTGCATGCTTGTCTGCCTGAGTGTGGATTTCCTCCATAGATCCTAATGCTTCCACATGGGGCCAGCATGAAACACTGATGTATATTCCCTGCCATCAGATAACAACCGCTGAGGGTTTTGaggaaatgttaaaaatgtgctGCTGGCTGCCGATGGCACTGGTTAGTGCATTACTCTCTGCAATATTATCTGTGGATTTTTTCCATGTGCTCTTACTTATGTCCCATAAGGGATTTAAAAGGGGTATGAAACCTTATAATGCAAAAGATAAAGTTCAGGAGCAGAACAATCAAGTTATGTAGAGCTGGGGCAGTGGTGGACTCAGGCTGTCTGAGGGGCACGTGCAAAAAAATGAAACAGGAACAGCTGCATGTAGTGGGCCACCAGTGTgcagaaagttttttttagcaTGTAGGGCAGCCTATATAGCACTGCATCCTGTTTTCTCAATTTTAAGGCCACCCTAGAGGGCACTTCATCATGTTGTTATCAGTTGTTATCATGTCTACCCGGTCATCGCGATCCAGCTAGAATCAcaggatcacatatcacacgaaaGTCCATCttttcaggcttcaagtaatgtatttgtgtctgaacTTCCAGCTTaccaaaccaatcagcgtctggtgaggagctactggcagctacgggcgtggtttaggtgAGTGTGATGGCCGCGACGGTTcgtttaaaacaacaatggccAACGTGATAGacagaacacatacacacagctcatgttgtcagttcatgttgccacttgtgcatgtgaaccaccaatgttcgcacacacatgcatgcacgcacacacagaaacacacacccacacacacacaaacagacacacacacacacacacacacatcgcttGCCACTGCGATCTCGcacaatactggaccaatttcaaagatttttggtcaCTTCAGTCTATTAGAcccaaatgcatggggaaatggagtccaggttgaaaaaaacagtaattaCCCTTTAACAGGACAGAATAATATACGAGGATATAAGCTTAATTAAAGCAGTGTAGACTACTGCCCTTACAGGAAAGCAGTCTTTCTTACATTAGTTTGGATATATTGTTTCATAAGCATTAATCAATCATCAGGGCAGGTTAAGTATGGGCCAGAGCATATATGAGATATGACATGACGATTTTCCAACAAGGGTTTTGTAGATAAATGGTTAGTCAGTGGTTATTAAGTCTCTCAATAATGGAAGGCACATTGAACTTATTTATCATATAAAGTGCAGCAGTGAGTATTTGAATTACCTCCGTTCGTAAACTTAggatttaaagttttaaaagaaTCTAAATGCTTATGAATAGACACAGTCGCATATCCATGAATCATATCTCCATAATGCTTCCTACAACTCATGGGGAagcattttttagtttttttgtacaAAAAGTAAAGCTTCTgtcacagtttagcaacaagaTCTTCTATGCGTTATTTGTAAATTTGCCATCATGTCAGATGCTAAGATTATTGATATGAATATTAAAGAGTGTGAAAGGAGAAATGCATCTATACCTCTGTAtccaaaaaacaacatacattttgttttatttgcactACTAATCTAATgtcattaagaaaaaaaatagaattgtTATTTCTTAATGGCTGAATCAGAAATCAGGTATATTGTAAAATCATACCACTGGCATAGAGACAATTTGTCAATCAAACACAGCAAAGTATGGTTCAAGTTTCCAAAACACTgattcctacatttcccacaatgcaactttgTTACATAGCATACATTTCGTTAGAGCCCCCCAGAGCCTTTCAAActcaagatccccagtctttgaCAGGCCCCAAAATAGATCCATGGGGCACACCCTTGGTACCCAGCAGGATTGTATCCACTCTGATGTCATCCAAACCTAACTGTAACGTGGACAAAACAAATGGATTTATATTCTAAGCTAGACCGAATCCTTCTCTGTGTGTTATTTTCCATCTCAGAGGAGGCATGCTTGACATCTGAGAAAAAGCAGACAAATTTTAGTTGGACCACGTTAACTGAAGCTGAAATCTTCCTTTGTATCCAGCCATCAAGTCAGGGCAGTGTTTGCAGCCCTTCAAAGCGAATATTTCTGCATTAGTGTTGGGACCATAAAACTGTGGGAAACtgcttaaaataatgtttttattgctgATACTGTTTGGTGTTACTGTAAATCTGAAAATGACATCATGCCATCTGATTAACTTTGACATTGGATTATGTGATGTCATGATCTGTTCTGATGTGATTTTAAGTTAGTTGTCCAAACAATAGTTGCGCAGTACCAGTAAAAACaaagtctgtttttattttgttaggaGGAAATCTAATCATGAGAATGATTATGATGCAgcatttatatctaaatgttgcTCTGTAATTACACTCACAGGCTTGACCCAAAAGTTTGCTGTTAATGGAAATACAAACCACATTTTCATTCTCTTTTATCCATGCTGGATTTGTGCTTTTATGAGTAGTCAGCAAATGATTGGAAACAGAAGAAGACTGACCTAAATCAGTTGGATTAGGCCAAATGTTTAGAGTCATTAAAGGGGATAAAGCAATGGTGATTGACTGTAAACCATTTATATACTGACATATAGGTTCTGGGACAAGATTCAGGAAACCTACAGTGTCAGGGAGAACCAGGTGTTAGCGTTTGCCAAATGTGTTTAGGTTAATGAGCTTTCATCAATTAGTGGAGCTGAAGCATATTGATTCAGATCACTTTGTCATAAGCATTAGAAAGAGTAGCGACCTTTAgatactctcacacactcatCAATCTGAtccattaaagcgtaactctcgccaaaatgcaacctagggtgtttttgtgaatgtacctgagtcaaactttcgtttaaaagcataattaggacggaaacgccacttttaagatttaccgtattctcgttttcggtcaaatggccttttgaatgggagtgctaggggcactacaatgatagcatcaaaatcactatttttaaaacactaagaaggctcgacacaacatgaaactttgctcgaagtatcaccaggggctctacacatgaacttgagcattgagaacattgtttgtgtatacagagtttactaaaaagaaaggttttgaacgacTTACTTTAGCTGTTGGTGTTTTCTCTACCATctcgccagtcaaaaagtgttgaTCGCCGAATGCAatgtaacagggaggagagtaaagatggaaagctcctaaagcttaggtccatataaatgcacggataatttgttgttttgtcgttagtgaaaaacaatattgaccttgtagttgaaaaaggaccctcatataagaatgacatttcctcctatggagtccgttcattcgcattcggagatcgacactttttgactggcgagATGGTAGCGACcggaaacaacaactgctaaagtaagtcattcaaaacctttctatttagtaaactctgtgtacacaatattctcaatgctggagttcatgtgtagagcccctggtgatacttcgagcaaagtttcatgttgtgtcgagccttcttagtgttttaaaaatagtgattttgatgctatcattgtagtgcccctagcactcccattcaaacagccatttgactgaaaacgagaatacggtaaatcttaaaagtggcgtttccgtcctaattatggttttaaatgaaagtttgaatcaggtacattcacaaaaacaccctaggttgcattttggcaagagttacgctttaactttTATGATGTATCcacttttcctggttttacttTAGTTAGTGGTTTTCTACATTTCCATAAATTACTTTCAGCATCCCCCAGAGGATGGACATGACATTGTTGCATGCAACATACAAAGGCAGTtggtttttcaaaaaaaaaagtggtttgtCTTTACTCAATATTCTTACACTTAGCTTACCTTTCTTAATGCTTCCTTACTAAGTGCAGATAAAAAATATAAGTGGCCCCAGCTGTGTCGGTTAGCGTTACATTGCACAGCTAGAAATGAGTCAAAAGTCGAAAGTTATTGGTTTCATTTGAAGCAGGACATTTTACATCCAagcacagtaatgatgttaacacataaatcaaATGATACACAGGCAATTTTGTGATATCCCTGAAGTTGTGGTCTTaaccggtcttgaaataaaatccagagtcctctttatccAAGACCAAGACAAGGCTGAGTAAAAATATGGTTGATTCAGAGACACgaccgagaccttcaaaaagtgtcTTGACCAAACGACCAAGACCGGTtttgagtactacaacactgcttgTGGTTACACTTGTGTGCTAGTCTACACATGTAGACAAATACAAATTGTTGAACATCTGCATAAACTAGCACTTGGTATTTGATTCTGAGGGACTGACACACAAACctgacttttgtgttttttgagcCATCAAAGACCATTGCAGTTGCACTGGACATGTCACCACATGATGTCACTTCTACATTAGAGCTGTTGTCTTTGGGCATAAGAAAATACTCcattaaacaacaaaatgttttgcCAAAAAGCTGGCAAAACAATGTTTCTTAAAGAAGATTTTTCCTTTAAACATAGTGAGTTATTTGTGTAGCCGTAGCCCAAAActcaggaaatgtgtgtttggtttcCCATGCATTAAGAACATATCTCACTTGCCAGTTTCTTCGTTGTATTCCTTTGAAAACAACAGGATGTAATATTGAATAATTTTATGTGTGCACCACAGTTTGGGCTATTGTGGTTCAATCCACTCTTTTTCCTAAACCATTTGTGTAGCCATTGTAAATAGCCTACACAACAACATAATCAACTTATCATTTACTGAGTGTGAGAAAGGCACTTCAAAAGAGGCAAACAACACTAGGAACCATGGAATGGTGGTAGTTCTGATCGACTACATACCCGGCTGTCCTCCTGAGCCTCCCACTCCGGGGCGTAGCTGTGAACCTGGGTACCAGACGTGCAGTTGGCAAATTGGAAAAGGCTGGCAAACATGCGGTGGTTATCTGCAGTGTCGGGGAAGATGGGGTCCTGGAAGTTCACTCCATGAGGGATAATGTTGTAGTTCTCATCCATCCTGCATGGCAGAAAAGGAAACAGTTGTATTGATACACAAAAAATGAACGTATAATTGTGCATGTGTATTTCCTATTCATCCTATAAatagtaaaaacacaaaaacatctctGCATAGTTGTTTGCAGAGCCTGGTCTTATGCAAATTCAAGCACTATGTGGATGAGTCAAGCCAGCAAACTACAAGCCAAATGGATTCACTGTGCATATTTCATATCTTGTGTGAGATTGTGTGAGGGAAGGAAGTCTTGAAGCAGCGTGTTCCCATACATCTGGATTCCATCTTGTAACCCTCCAGGGACATCAAAAGTTTGGTTGTCCCTatcagagactgtgtgtgtgtgtgtgtgtgtgtgtgtgtgtgtgtgtgtgtgtgtgtgtgtgtgtgtgtggggggggggttgaaagAGAAAGCTGATGTTTTGCTTCAACAGAAAAGGTCAAAGGTAAGGTGTAAGCACAGTGACCAGGAGGTCAGAAGGAATTGTGGATCCaaagaacacaaaaataaactgaGCACAACAATAGTGACATAAAACCCATTTGTATAATGTATTgtgaaaatgtaatacattttttggtaTATGTTacactgcagcacaaatgcaCTTCAACATATTAAAACCGTTGGccaggttggttcagtgggttcagcaggcgcacatatactgagaagTTTATGCCTCGACTCAgcggtccagggtttgaatctgacctgtgacactTTCCTGCATGACTATGATCTCCGCTagcccctttctcacctagctgtcctgtcaaaaattaaaggcatCATTTCTTTACATTCTTAATGGCTCAAGCAGAACAGTCAATCTGTTTTATTTAGAGGTCCTGAGGGACATCCTTGGTTCTCCATGCTAGGCTCTGATTTGTCCTGTCCTGGGAGATTATACTCATGATGGATTGGAAAGACTATTTTGGTCTGAGATAAGTGTTGTTCTTCTATAACAGGAAATAGACATCCACTGGAGACTGCGATGAGAACTTTTTAGTTTTGGCTTGCTCATACATTTGTCTGGGACTCAGTGTTGCAGAGCTGCCACAACAACACTCCTTTGAAACTCTATACAGGTCTGTTTTAGGTTTATGACAGGGAGTCTAACATTCGCGAGAATGCCATGGAGCTCATTATTTTTCAATTTTCATGAAAGTTGACATTTACTCTGAATAGTGATACATCTATACGGTTTAATACGGTTTAAGGTTTAATACCAGTAGCTTAATAAAAAATTGAAGGAAAAGTTCCGACAGTTTGGGAAATCTTATTTGATTTTCTGAATATGAAGCAAAAACCAGCAGACCGTTAGCTtatcataaagactggaaacagggtaaacagctagcctggctcatcccaaaggtaacaaaaaacACCTAGCAGCACCtataaagctcactaattagcaTATTGTatcatgtttgtttaatccgttcAAAACCGTAGGTGCAAAAACGATGTTGGACATTATTTATTACCCATCTGAACTATGTTTCCCATAGAtcgacataataataataataataataataataataataataataataataataataataatcatttatactttattaatcctgcaagggaaattacaatgttttgactctgttgttagaacacacattatacacaggcctgaaatacacacacatgctcagtacctatacatgcaccaatggagagatgtcagagtgagggggctgcagctgtcgatGGGTAGGCGCAccgttgggggttcggtgccttgctcaagagcaccttggcagtgcccaggaggtgaactggcacctctccagctaccagtccaccaccgtactttggtccatatggtggactggtagctggagagtgCTTTGTGGGCTAAAGTATGCTGCAAAGGAAAATGTGCATGAGCGTTCTTGGGGAGTTGATCCCTCCATTATATCCCTGGgaaacactgacaaaaaaacCACTGCTTTGGTTTACTGGAGCAATCATTGCTTCTTAATTATCATCAGGTCTGCATTTAAACGTAACTCTGTTGTGACTTTAGCTTCAGGGAGTTTCCGATGGTGGTCGCCAGGCTTATTATGGGGATAAGGTCCGGATGTTTTCGCCATCACAACATGGGGCAGCAACATCATCCCTGGAGATGTAATGAACTAAAACCAATGAAATCATCTTAAAAGTCTTTTAGCCGTCATCAGacatacacaatcacacaatgTGAGTGTGATTCTGTGCATATGATGTGTAACATATGCTATACAGAATACTATAGTAGTTGGCCCTGCTGCAGACCCTCATGTGGGACAGCCAAACTTTATACTTCAGGAATGCTTTTCAGTACCCCCTCTGAATATCTAACTCTTCATCTATGAGACAAAACATATCGGTAAGGCCTGTCAGCACACGTTCCCTTGATCGAGCAGCACACTTGTGTGTTTCAGCAAGACAAAAGGTGGTCCTATACCGACCAGGTTTACCTTCAAGCTGTTGTGAAATGTCTGGCTCTGTAATTACACTGGCTGGAATGCAACAGACGTTTCCTGAGTAACAGTGTTGTTTCTGTCTAACACAGACATTTAAGAATGAACCTGCCTCGTACTTTTTTGAAATCTGAGTGGAATGTTTGGCAggttattaaatatattattaacCTGAAATCAATATGGTACCACATGGACAGATGCTGATTAAAAGAGAATATGTGTGGATAGTGCCAATCCTCTGTTTTTGACTGCTGAATGTTTCCTTATTGGCCAACGATTGATTGAATCCTCCGAGAGTCTTTACTTCTTTTTGTAAGAGCTCTGTGCACAGGTCTGAAGACTTTCTGGTTTTCATTGTAGAGACAGGCCATGAGGAGGTGAGGTTAAATCCATGCATTTTAAACTTTTTCATACTTAGAAAATACATTACTGAGAAATGTACTGGAGGACTAGCGTTTAATTcagtgtcattccccctctggCTCCTCCTATTTTATTGCATCCTTTCAACTGTTACTGTCACTATTGAATAACGGCAACAATGCCAGAACATTTTTTGCAATGTAATTTCTTAGAAGAAATGAGAAATATGATTGGATGCATAAGTTGAATCAACTATACTAACTGGATATCTCAAGTTTTCCGGAGAGACTTTACATCACATGCATAAGATGACTTACCCCATTGTTTCACACATTTATAGAGATTGAAATATAGTAGGCTATGCAGTTTTCTTTCACAATCGGTTATTATCAAATCAATAACGTTTTGCCATTCATGGAtgcaaaatgaataaaaaggagGCGGTCCTGTCATCTTTTCTGGCTGAGTTTGAGTTTATAAACTGTCTTCCCAAAACTTGACAAAGCTGATGCCTGCTTTTTAAGCATCCAAAGACATttatgcaacatttttcaagcTTTATCTTTAAGCTCAAACAGAAAATCTGGAAAAGCAAAgacacacaattaaaaaaagagggTTCAAGTGGGTAATGCATGTCCTCTCTGAGCAATATATAGGGTAAGAGTACTTATAGGAGGGCATACATCTATGAGATAAAGTGTGCCCTAACTGAACAGGTTTATTTGTTTGGAAatgaatcataaaaaaaattattttatgtacTGTAGGCCTAACTCTATTGATGCATAAAGTCTCTCTACTCATTGTACAATAAAACTAAATGCATCTGTGACAATAAATCTTTTTCATGACTGATTCGATCAATAGGCTATGGGATATCCTGTCTTCTCACCTTAGAAAGAAGTagtagttgttgtttttggtgACACTGTAGGAGAAGCAGGTGAAGTAGCCCAGGCCGGTGACATTGAATCTGGAGCCGGCGGGGACCTCCAGCATGCTGCCCCACGCCTGGTCGCACAGCAGCTCAATCTCGGCGGAGAAAAGCAGCTCGGTGTCGGACGGCAGGTCGTTATACACATTGTAAGACTCCTTGTGCAGTGCCAAAACCTTGGCAAAGACTATGATCTCCGCTAGCTCGGCACGGCACGCTTCTGTCTGCGGTCTCCAGTCGCGGGGCAGCTGACATCCCCAGCTCCTATCAGGACCCGCCGCTGCCAGAATAAACACCCAAATAATCCACATGATCCGACAGAGATGAGACGACTGTGGGTCAGTGAGGCGCACCGACCCGCACGATGCTGCTGATGGATGAAATCacgaaaaaaaaactgcagggCTTTCACTCCATGCACTTAGCCTACTTCCAAAAAAGCTGCCTCAACAGATATTTACAGTGAGTAAATAACGTTTTACACAACGAAATAGTACCGGACCGATGATTACTTCTCTGTGGCCCTTGCTTCCTCCTCCAGCCACAATACCTGCGATCAGTGGATCAACCCGTCCACACCAGCATCCCCTGCAAAGAATGTGCCTCTGACCTTTGAAATGAGACCAGGAggtgtgcaagtgtgtgcattcaggcctgtgtgtgaatTTTCCAAAGTAAAATGATAATTTTATATAAAATAGGCtaataaatacaattaataaTAGGCTACAACAAATCGTCCAGCTCCAATGTTGTGAGATAAGGTGGCAATTAATGCAACAAAGAAACGTCGTAAAAGTATCTACAGCCAATAGTGAAAGACTAAGTTTGGAATAGGTCAGTGACGCCCTCTTGTGACAACATGAACACATGCATGCTCAGTGGAGTTGACTTTAGAGATCTTTTCCACACTTAGGCACACTCCAGGGTCtataatgaaaatgtaaatgcgCAGGCCGGCTGTCCCATTATGTTGAGCTGGTGCTCAGGTATGGTAAGTTGATATGTTTATCAGCTGACTCCGATAAAAACCAGACAGACGAGAAAGTTGAATCCTGTGTGAACCTCAGAACACAAGCCCCTGACACAGggaatacaaaacattttctatttctctcaCTCTATTGAACTCTCATAGTGTGTATACTTTGTTAGAGAGGTCACAAGCTTAGGAGGGACATATGTGTGTCATTATATATCATTCTAGTGTTTCGCTGAGAGGCAGAACTGAAATCTGCATTCTGTACAACAGGATCCTGAGAGTCAAGACTCAGGAAGATCAATACTGGCGCACCTTATCCGTCCACTTTCTCATCTTCATTTCTTACCAATCAAACCCAAAGCTCCCTTCCATTATTTGCCAATCAAAAGAGATCTCATAGCCATTTCTTACCAATAACAAAAGTGATTCTTCCCGGTACTTTATAGCATTCTGTAGGGCCAGTGGCGCAATGGATAACGCGTCTGACTACGGATCAGAAGATTCTAGGTTCGACTCCTGGCTGGCTCGACTTTTCAACATTTAACCTATAGCTATGCCCACTGCTACTTACATTATGTAACGTAAAACATAATAAACCGTCATCATACCACTGAATTGCGATTGTAACACAATAATACAGTAGGCCACATCACATAGGACCTATTTCCTATTAATATAGGCCTATTGGGAGGGATGTCACACTAGTTCTTCAGCAACTGCGGCTTCTGTCTGGAATCTGCAGAAAGTGTCCTTCTAGCTAGGTCAAGAC encodes the following:
- the ccdc3b gene encoding coiled-coil domain-containing protein 3 — encoded protein: MWIIWVFILAAAGPDRSWGCQLPRDWRPQTEACRAELAEIIVFAKVLALHKESYNVYNDLPSDTELLFSAEIELLCDQAWGSMLEVPAGSRFNVTGLGYFTCFSYSVTKNNNYYFFLRMDENYNIIPHGVNFQDPIFPDTADNHRMFASLFQFANCTSGTQVHSYAPEWEAQEDSRLLCSAVQKALFEEEERVWTLSQKVRSLEKANDHLREKVKTMKRLLRQAQRETTKEQQILSLKQLYESKTAQTHPDQDTTQDQRNQPLKKALSKKLKN